One Panicum virgatum strain AP13 chromosome 9K, P.virgatum_v5, whole genome shotgun sequence genomic region harbors:
- the LOC120647129 gene encoding E3 ubiquitin-protein ligase SPL2-like produces MSARDRETAEALVRLAASLDGAVLGLGTAAVAVASWVKYLTVSGQLRLVASAAASSIADLRSLLPGSGGEPRLAAVRGYVRPKPGGMILQPPFSGEHGVITKHTQMCLFTEWRGIFGWTFDLHALLFRSWKEQIVTSFRTVPFVLASSEIGNPIGMVHINVEKADPNQPLPLTTVFHKLIPIETTPYALFQTIIGNGYPIALLDEEKILPIGKELTAIGLCRAKDESVEISSCPDLPFFLSELTKDEMQAQLASRARTLFWGSIVLGTLSVCLVGHAIYRCWKRIKLRREARQAQQLFEEAEDAIQEGDSSDEEVGDGQLCVVCLRRRRKAAFIPCGHLVCCCKCALRMEREAEPLCPMCRQDIRYMMRIYDS; encoded by the exons ATGTCAGCGCGTGACCGCGAGACGGCCGAGGCGCTGGTGCGCCTCGCCGCCTCGCTGGACGGGGCGGTGCTCGGCCTGGGCAcggcggccgtcgccgtcgcgtcgTGGGTCAAGTACCTCACCGTCTCGGGGCAGCTGCGCCTCGtcgcctccgcggcggcgtcctccaTCGCCGAcctccgctccctcctccctggcagcggcggcgagccgcggcTCGCGGCGGTGCGGGGCTACGTGCGCCCCAAGCCGGGGGGCATGATCCTCCAGCCCCCGTTCTCCGGGGAGCACGGGGTCATCACCAAGCACACCCAGATG TGCTTGTTCACGGAATGGAGAGGTATCTTTGGATGGACCTTTGATCTGCATGCTCTTCTTTTCAGATCATGGAAAGAGCAGATTGTAACATCTTTTAGAACG GTTCCGTTTGTTCTTGCCAGTTCTGAGATTGGAAACCCTATTGGGATGGTTCATATCAATGTAGAGAAGGCGGATCCCAATCAACCATTACCTCTTACAACTGTGTTTCATAAACTTATCCCAATTGAGACAACTCCTTACGCATTGTTTCAAACTATTATTGGGAATGGCTATCCT ATTGCATTATTGGATGAAGAAAAAATACTACCTATTGGAAAGGAGCTTACAGCAATAGGACTATGTCGAGCAAAGGATGAAAGTGTTGAGATTAGCTCGTGCCCAGATCTCCCCTTTTTCTT ATCTGAGCTGACCAAGGATGAGATGCAAGCTCAGCTGGCTTCGCGTGCTAGGACACTCTTTTGGGGTAGTATTGTTTTGGGAACCTTGTCTGTTTGCCTAGTGGGCCATGCCATTTACAG GTGCTGGAAGAGAATCAAACTGCGGAGAGAGGCTAGGCAAGCACAACAGTTATTTGAGGAGGCTGAAGatgctattcaagaaggtgacTCGAGTGACGAAGAAGTAGGGGACGGTCAGCTATGTGTTGTCTGCCtaaggaggagaaggaaagcagcTTTCATTCCTTGTGGGCATCTTGTCTGCTGTTGCAAATGTGCATTAAGAATGGAACGTGAGGCTGAACCATTGTGCCCGATGTGTCGGCAGGACATCAGATACATGATGAGGATTTATGACTCTTGA